Proteins found in one Clostridium kluyveri DSM 555 genomic segment:
- the purE gene encoding 5-(carboxyamino)imidazole ribonucleotide mutase, whose protein sequence is MKVAIIFGSKSDIEKMKGAAKALKEFNIDYEAFILSAHRVPEELLQTIEKLERENCECIIAGAGLAAHLPGVIASKTVIPVIGVPLNAALSGLDSLFSIVQMPKSIPVATVGINNSYNGGMLAVQILALKYPEIREKLVEYRKNMKKKFIMENGEGVEL, encoded by the coding sequence ATGAAAGTTGCAATTATATTTGGCAGTAAATCTGATATAGAAAAGATGAAAGGTGCTGCTAAAGCTTTAAAAGAATTTAATATTGATTATGAGGCTTTTATTTTGTCAGCACATAGAGTACCTGAAGAGCTTTTACAGACTATAGAGAAATTAGAGAGGGAAAATTGTGAATGTATTATTGCCGGTGCTGGACTCGCGGCTCACCTTCCAGGAGTTATAGCATCTAAAACTGTTATTCCTGTTATAGGAGTTCCATTGAATGCAGCACTTTCTGGGCTTGATTCTCTTTTTTCAATAGTTCAGATGCCAAAATCCATACCTGTAGCTACTGTTGGAATAAATAACAGTTATAATGGAGGTATGCTGGCAGTACAAATTTTAGCACTTAAGTATCCTGAAATTAGAGAAAAATTGGTTGAGTATAGAAAAAATATGAAAAAAAAATTTATAATGGAAAATGGAGAAGGGGTTGAATTGTAA
- a CDS encoding GDSL-type esterase/lipase family protein has product MKLVCLGDSLTSGYGVFKEDCWVSLIRDLLKIEVLNKGINGDTMPGMLSRSYRDVVKNHPTHVIILGGSNDFMAGRRLKLVTDNLTEIIKESLNEGIIPIVGTEPIIDKTLAERKWDGTVDYDKINILLNHYRNWILDFCTKNNIHYIDFHHCFLEKSKISSNNSLFIDGIHPTKTGHKLIAECIIKFFNETPIK; this is encoded by the coding sequence ATGAAATTAGTATGCTTAGGAGATAGTTTAACTTCGGGATATGGAGTCTTTAAAGAAGATTGTTGGGTATCTCTTATAAGAGACCTATTAAAAATTGAAGTTTTGAACAAAGGAATAAATGGAGATACCATGCCTGGAATGTTATCCCGTTCCTATAGAGATGTGGTTAAGAATCATCCGACTCATGTAATTATACTTGGAGGCTCTAATGACTTTATGGCTGGCAGACGTTTAAAACTTGTAACAGACAATTTAACTGAAATAATAAAAGAATCTTTAAATGAAGGAATAATCCCTATAGTAGGCACAGAACCCATAATAGATAAAACACTGGCTGAAAGAAAATGGGATGGAACTGTAGATTATGATAAAATAAATATTCTACTGAACCATTATAGAAATTGGATATTGGACTTTTGCACCAAAAATAACATTCATTATATAGATTTTCACCACTGTTTCTTGGAAAAATCAAAGATATCATCTAACAATTCCCTATTTATAGATGGTATACATCCCACAAAAACAGGCCATAAATTAATAGCAGAATGTATTATCAAGTTTTTTAATGAAACTCCAATAAAATAG
- a CDS encoding TaqI-like C-terminal specificity domain-containing protein, protein MEKRYDSTVLGEVYEKSMNKSERKERGSFYTPYFIVEYIVENTLSNLDVKLNPFVKVLDPSCGSGYFLLKAYDILMRKFNENLESIRCKFKDERYIIETKNGLKNIYGLEYWQYSNLSYHILKECIYGADLDEKAVELAKINLIGKSGINFNFKNNIICCNSLIRWEKEHKEHEFSHIGEFWEQKYDYILGNPPWVSLSRKHKKDIEDNLKEYYSKNYEGNTYLPNLYEYFIKRSMEILKVGGRFGFIIPDRLASNLQYKDFRKKLLEKYNIINVVFEIKFPEINTDTMIIIAENKYSRHNKIKVNVYKKSIYNVEQNEYTKNLNCEFFYYHSSKSLHIKNSIDKNSLVLGDICKTFTGFIGYKEKITPFRLNKNQVEILKGENIKKFQVLNNYYYDFIPCNIKGGTSDIKKLTTKNKIIIRKTGKHLISALDTKGSIIEQSLYGIICLDERFSPYYILGLLNSKLIQWYYLNFLITNANSTPQIKKFSLDRIPIINSSTVYANNIEKLVSKLIHQREQNDMFEKKLDEAIFQLYNIDYNYRSIILKDIENMIGLKKGGNNV, encoded by the coding sequence ATGGAGAAACGCTATGACTCTACTGTACTTGGCGAGGTTTATGAAAAATCAATGAACAAGTCAGAAAGAAAAGAAAGGGGAAGTTTTTATACCCCTTATTTTATAGTAGAATATATAGTAGAAAATACCTTGTCAAATTTAGATGTTAAGTTAAATCCTTTTGTTAAAGTACTGGATCCTTCATGTGGAAGCGGCTATTTTTTATTGAAGGCATATGACATTTTAATGAGAAAATTCAATGAAAATTTAGAAAGTATACGATGTAAATTTAAAGATGAAAGGTATATTATTGAAACTAAAAATGGATTGAAAAATATATATGGGTTAGAATACTGGCAGTATTCTAACCTGAGTTATCATATACTTAAAGAATGTATATACGGGGCAGATTTGGATGAAAAAGCAGTAGAACTTGCCAAAATAAACCTGATAGGAAAAAGTGGAATTAATTTTAATTTTAAAAATAATATTATATGCTGCAACAGTCTGATAAGATGGGAGAAAGAACATAAGGAACATGAATTTTCACACATAGGAGAGTTTTGGGAACAAAAATATGACTATATACTTGGAAATCCTCCCTGGGTTTCTTTGAGCAGAAAGCATAAAAAGGATATAGAGGATAATTTGAAAGAGTACTACAGTAAAAATTACGAGGGTAATACATATCTGCCTAATTTGTACGAATATTTTATAAAAAGATCTATGGAAATTTTAAAAGTAGGGGGAAGATTTGGGTTTATAATTCCAGACAGATTGGCAAGCAATCTTCAATATAAAGATTTCAGAAAAAAGTTGCTTGAAAAATATAATATAATAAATGTTGTATTTGAAATAAAATTTCCAGAGATAAATACAGATACTATGATTATAATAGCTGAAAACAAGTATAGTAGACACAATAAAATAAAAGTAAATGTATATAAAAAAAGTATATATAATGTAGAGCAAAATGAATATACAAAAAATTTGAATTGTGAATTTTTCTATTATCATAGTAGTAAAAGTTTACATATAAAAAATTCTATTGATAAAAACAGTTTAGTACTTGGTGATATATGTAAAACTTTTACAGGATTTATAGGATATAAGGAAAAAATAACTCCTTTTAGATTGAATAAAAACCAAGTTGAAATATTAAAGGGTGAGAATATAAAAAAGTTTCAGGTATTAAATAATTATTACTATGATTTTATTCCCTGTAACATAAAAGGGGGAACTAGTGATATAAAAAAACTTACAACCAAAAATAAAATAATCATAAGGAAAACAGGAAAACATTTAATATCAGCTTTAGATACAAAAGGGAGTATAATAGAACAATCACTATATGGTATAATATGCTTGGATGAAAGGTTTTCTCCCTATTATATTCTAGGATTATTGAATTCAAAATTAATTCAATGGTATTATTTAAATTTTCTAATAACTAATGCTAACTCCACCCCCCAAATCAAAAAATTTAGTTTGGATAGGATCCCTATAATAAATTCTAGTACTGTATACGCAAATAATATAGAAAAATTAGTGAGTAAATTGATTCACCAAAGAGAACAAAATGATATGTTTGAAAAAAAGTTAGATGAGGCGATATTTCAGTTATATAATATTGATTATAATTATAGAAGTATTATATTGAAGGATATAGAAAATATGATAGGATTGAAAAAAGGAGGGAACAATGTATGA
- a CDS encoding YdcF family protein → MKKCIKFVLYFIIVIFLLALITEIQIIYFGENAKPKKSDCIIVLGCRVYGSTPSPFLIWRLNKGLELYDKGYGDYIIVSGGKGPGENISEAKAMKNYLVYKGIDSSRVIMEDKSMSTMENLSNSKRVMEEKGLKTAVIVSNKYHLKRASLMAESHGIEGSYSGVFVYTYKNREITGYIREIPALWKYYLYKLFKVY, encoded by the coding sequence ATGAAAAAATGTATTAAATTTGTATTGTATTTTATAATTGTTATATTTTTACTTGCTTTAATAACAGAAATTCAGATAATTTATTTTGGGGAAAATGCAAAACCTAAAAAATCAGATTGTATAATTGTGCTGGGATGCAGGGTTTATGGCAGCACTCCGAGTCCTTTTCTCATATGGAGGTTGAATAAAGGTCTTGAACTTTATGATAAAGGCTATGGAGATTATATTATTGTTTCTGGAGGAAAAGGCCCGGGAGAAAATATATCAGAAGCTAAAGCTATGAAGAATTATCTGGTGTATAAGGGAATAGATTCATCAAGGGTAATAATGGAAGATAAATCTATGTCTACCATGGAGAATTTATCAAATTCTAAAAGGGTAATGGAGGAGAAAGGTCTTAAAACTGCAGTAATAGTATCTAATAAATATCATTTAAAAAGAGCATCTTTAATGGCTGAGAGTCATGGGATAGAGGGAAGCTATTCAGGGGTATTTGTGTATACCTATAAGAACAGGGAAATTACAGGGTATATCAGGGAAATACCTGCTCTGTGGAAATATTATTTGTATAAACTTTTTAAAGTATATTAA
- a CDS encoding MATE family efflux transporter: MERSIKLGNEKVSKLLLEFSIPAIVGMLVNSLYIVVDRMFIGRVVGAMAISGVSLTFPIAIIVMAFGMLVGIGAAARISIKLGQNNKQGAEHILGNALVLLIIVSIIVTVLGLILVDPMLIAFGASNNTISYAREFITIILCGSIFQIIGFGLNNVIRSEGNPKKAMTTMLIGGITNIILDFIFIYIFHFGIKGAAFATVIAQCINMIWVLYYFLKGNSMLKIKKGNLILKWETVISIFSIGMSPFAMQLAASVVNIVLNRSLGIYGGDLAIGAMGIINGIVTVTLMPIFGINQGSQPVIGFNYGAELYPRVKKALKLAIIAATVISTAGALCAHIFPNILVGFFNKSDANLTAITVNGIKIYMLLFPVVGFQVVSANFFQAIAKAKVSMFLALSRQVIVLIPMLFLLPHIFGLNGVWMAAPVSDGVASILTGIFLMVQIKKLNSKDKMDPSGNNISLGEI, from the coding sequence TTGGAACGTTCTATTAAATTAGGAAATGAAAAAGTAAGTAAATTGCTGCTTGAGTTTTCTATACCAGCTATAGTTGGTATGCTAGTGAATTCATTATATATTGTAGTAGATAGAATGTTTATAGGAAGAGTTGTAGGGGCTATGGCTATATCTGGAGTAAGTTTGACATTTCCCATAGCAATAATAGTGATGGCGTTTGGTATGTTGGTAGGTATAGGAGCTGCCGCAAGAATATCTATAAAACTTGGGCAAAATAATAAGCAGGGAGCCGAACACATATTAGGTAATGCACTAGTACTTCTTATAATAGTGTCTATTATAGTAACTGTATTAGGGCTTATATTAGTGGATCCCATGCTTATAGCCTTTGGAGCAAGTAATAATACCATAAGTTATGCCCGGGAATTTATTACTATAATACTTTGTGGCTCCATATTTCAAATAATAGGATTTGGACTTAACAATGTGATAAGATCAGAAGGAAATCCTAAAAAAGCCATGACCACAATGCTTATAGGAGGAATAACAAATATAATACTGGATTTTATATTTATATATATATTTCATTTTGGTATAAAAGGAGCTGCTTTTGCTACTGTTATCGCTCAATGCATAAATATGATATGGGTGTTATACTACTTTTTGAAGGGAAACAGTATGCTTAAGATAAAAAAAGGAAATTTAATATTGAAATGGGAAACGGTTATAAGTATATTTTCCATAGGTATGTCTCCTTTTGCCATGCAGCTTGCAGCTAGTGTTGTAAATATAGTATTAAACAGGAGTCTTGGAATATATGGAGGAGATCTGGCCATAGGTGCCATGGGAATAATAAATGGAATAGTTACTGTAACTCTTATGCCCATATTTGGAATTAACCAGGGATCTCAACCGGTAATTGGTTTCAATTATGGAGCAGAATTATATCCCCGTGTGAAAAAGGCACTGAAGCTGGCTATTATAGCTGCGACTGTAATATCTACTGCAGGAGCACTATGCGCTCATATTTTTCCCAATATTTTGGTAGGGTTTTTTAATAAATCAGATGCTAATTTGACTGCTATAACAGTAAATGGAATAAAAATATATATGTTGTTATTTCCTGTGGTAGGATTTCAAGTAGTAAGTGCTAATTTCTTCCAAGCTATAGCAAAGGCAAAGGTCTCTATGTTTCTAGCACTTTCAAGGCAGGTAATAGTGCTTATTCCAATGCTTTTTTTATTACCCCATATTTTTGGACTTAATGGTGTATGGATGGCAGCACCTGTATCCGATGGAGTAGCTTCTATACTGACAGGGATATTTTTAATGGTTCAAATCAAAAAACTGAATTCTAAGGATAAAATGGATCCATCTGGTAATAATATATCTCTAGGAGAAATATAA
- the purF gene encoding amidophosphoribosyltransferase produces the protein MSGLNEQFNECSCIDMEEDKFKDECGVFGVFSKNNIDVASLTYYGLYALQHRGQESAGIVVSDGSELKYHKEMGLVSDVFHRELLNGLKGNSAIGHVRYSTAGASSLNNAQPLIAQYKLGSIAIAHNGNLVNADIIRDLLEEAGYIFQTSIDTEIILSLIARGSKKDIGKAVVDAVQAVKGSYATVILTENELIGVRDPNGIRPLCMGELNGDYILCSESCALDSIGANFIRDVEPGEIVIINKDGIKSINFAEKTKCQTCSFEYIYFARPDSTIDGINVYTSRLKAGRILYRENPVEADVVIGVPDSGIPAAIGYSEESGIPYSIGFIKNKYVGRTFISPSKELRSKAVAVKLNPLKVNVEGKRVIIVDDSIVRGTTSKKLVEILRRAGATEVHLRVSSPVVKYPCYFGIDTPYRNELIGSNAKLEEIRDEIGADSLGYISIDGILEALDYGDDENKGYCLGCFSGVYPISAPMEKNKNYLE, from the coding sequence ATGAGTGGTTTAAATGAGCAATTTAATGAGTGCTCCTGCATTGATATGGAAGAGGATAAATTTAAGGATGAGTGTGGAGTATTTGGGGTATTTTCTAAAAATAATATAGACGTAGCGTCTTTGACTTATTATGGCCTTTATGCCCTTCAACATAGAGGGCAGGAAAGTGCAGGAATTGTAGTTTCAGATGGAAGTGAATTAAAGTATCATAAGGAAATGGGATTGGTTTCTGATGTATTTCACAGGGAATTGTTAAATGGACTAAAGGGTAATAGTGCAATAGGACACGTTAGATATTCTACTGCAGGAGCTAGTAGTTTGAATAATGCACAACCTCTTATAGCACAGTATAAATTGGGTTCTATTGCTATAGCCCACAATGGAAATTTAGTAAATGCAGATATTATAAGGGATCTTTTAGAAGAAGCAGGATATATCTTTCAAACATCTATAGACACAGAAATTATTTTAAGCCTTATTGCAAGGGGATCAAAAAAAGATATAGGAAAAGCTGTAGTAGATGCAGTGCAGGCGGTTAAAGGTTCCTATGCCACTGTAATTTTAACAGAAAATGAGCTTATAGGGGTAAGAGATCCAAATGGAATAAGGCCGCTTTGTATGGGAGAATTGAATGGAGATTACATACTCTGTTCTGAAAGTTGTGCCCTGGATTCCATAGGTGCTAATTTTATAAGGGATGTAGAGCCGGGAGAAATTGTTATAATAAATAAAGATGGAATTAAATCCATAAATTTTGCAGAAAAGACAAAATGTCAAACATGTTCTTTTGAATATATATATTTTGCAAGACCGGATAGTACCATAGATGGAATAAATGTATATACTTCAAGACTGAAAGCTGGAAGAATACTTTACAGGGAAAATCCAGTAGAAGCAGATGTGGTAATCGGAGTTCCTGACTCTGGTATACCAGCTGCTATAGGATATTCAGAAGAATCAGGAATACCCTATAGCATAGGCTTTATAAAAAATAAATATGTGGGAAGAACTTTTATCTCTCCTTCCAAGGAACTTAGATCTAAAGCAGTGGCTGTAAAACTCAATCCTCTTAAAGTAAATGTAGAGGGTAAACGGGTGATAATTGTAGATGATTCAATAGTTAGAGGCACTACCAGTAAAAAACTTGTGGAAATATTGAGAAGAGCAGGAGCTACAGAAGTGCATCTTAGAGTTTCTTCCCCTGTAGTTAAATATCCCTGTTATTTTGGTATTGATACTCCTTACAGGAATGAACTTATAGGTTCCAATGCCAAATTAGAAGAAATAAGAGATGAAATAGGAGCGGACAGCCTTGGATATATAAGTATAGATGGAATTTTGGAAGCTCTTGATTATGGTGATGATGAAAATAAGGGATATTGTCTTGGATGTTTTAGCGGGGTATATCCTATATCGGCCCCTATGGAAAAAAATAAAAATTATTTAGAGTAA
- the purC gene encoding phosphoribosylaminoimidazolesuccinocarboxamide synthase, with product MKKGEMIYQGKAKKVYETDDKDKVIIYYKDDATAFNGEKKGQITDKGILNNNITSSLFELLEKNNIPTHFEKKLNDREQLCKKVDIIPLEVIVRNVAAGSMAKRLGLEEGTPLKTTVFELSYKDDSLGDPIINDYHAVAIGIATWDELKTIYDMTASINDILELFFRKLGIKLIDFKLEFGKFKDKIVLADEISPDTCRLWDAVTNEKLDKDRFRRDMGNVKEAYEEILRRISDN from the coding sequence ATGAAAAAAGGAGAAATGATTTATCAGGGAAAAGCAAAAAAAGTGTATGAAACAGATGATAAGGATAAAGTAATAATTTATTATAAAGATGATGCTACAGCATTCAACGGTGAAAAAAAGGGACAGATTACTGATAAAGGAATACTTAATAATAATATTACTTCCAGTTTGTTTGAGCTGTTAGAAAAAAATAACATACCAACTCATTTTGAGAAAAAATTAAATGATAGAGAGCAGCTCTGTAAAAAAGTAGATATAATACCACTAGAGGTAATAGTGAGAAATGTAGCTGCAGGAAGTATGGCAAAAAGACTGGGTCTTGAAGAGGGAACACCTCTTAAAACTACTGTGTTTGAATTAAGTTATAAAGATGACAGCTTAGGAGACCCGATTATAAATGATTATCATGCAGTTGCAATAGGAATTGCCACCTGGGATGAACTTAAAACCATATATGACATGACAGCTTCCATAAATGATATACTTGAGTTGTTTTTTAGAAAACTAGGTATAAAACTTATAGATTTCAAATTAGAATTTGGAAAATTTAAAGATAAAATAGTACTTGCAGATGAGATATCTCCGGATACCTGCAGATTATGGGATGCAGTAACCAATGAGAAATTGGATAAGGATAGATTCAGACGTGATATGGGAAATGTAAAGGAAGCTTATGAAGAAATACTAAGAAGAATAAGTGACAACTAA
- a CDS encoding NCS2 family permease yields MNVEKTKLDSFFKLTENNTSVKTEIIAGITTFITMAYIIFVNPNILMQAGMNSRGLMGDAAVKAGLSVANDPLVASVFAATCIAAAIGTLIMALYANLPFAQAPGMGLNAFFTYSVCLGMGYTWEQALSAVFVSGVIFIIITVTSIREKIVDAIPRNLKFAISGGIGLFIALIGLKNSGIIISDAATLVAFGKLTSPGVLLAIIGILITAVLMARNVKGSILIGIILTTIIGIPFGVTHLAGIKVISAPPSLAPTFLAFDFKGLFSVEAGVIGAITSVLTVIITFTLVDLFDTIGTLVGTAEKAGMVDENGKFKNMHKALFSDSIATTVGSVLGTSTVVTYVESTSGVSTGGRTGLTSVTVGILFILALFFSGIVGIVPTQATAPALIIVGVLMMGAVTKIDFNDFSEALPAFFAIAFMPFSYSIANGIAAAVIFYPIVKIATGKYKEVHPIIYVLAILFIFRFAMLA; encoded by the coding sequence ATGAATGTTGAAAAAACCAAGCTGGACTCATTTTTTAAGTTAACAGAAAATAATACCAGTGTAAAGACAGAAATTATAGCGGGAATCACCACCTTTATAACTATGGCCTACATAATTTTTGTAAATCCCAATATACTTATGCAGGCAGGGATGAATTCTCGGGGACTTATGGGAGATGCAGCTGTAAAAGCTGGATTGTCCGTAGCAAATGATCCTTTGGTGGCTTCTGTATTTGCGGCTACCTGTATAGCTGCGGCAATAGGAACTCTTATTATGGCACTCTATGCAAATCTTCCTTTTGCACAGGCACCGGGAATGGGGTTAAATGCATTTTTTACTTATAGTGTCTGTTTAGGCATGGGATATACATGGGAACAAGCTCTGTCAGCAGTTTTTGTTTCGGGAGTAATTTTTATAATAATTACTGTAACTTCTATAAGAGAAAAAATTGTTGATGCCATTCCACGAAATTTAAAATTTGCCATATCAGGAGGTATTGGACTTTTTATAGCCCTAATAGGTCTTAAGAATTCAGGCATTATAATATCGGATGCGGCTACATTGGTTGCTTTTGGAAAATTGACTAGTCCTGGAGTATTGCTGGCTATTATAGGCATTTTAATTACAGCTGTGCTTATGGCAAGGAATGTTAAGGGATCAATATTGATTGGGATAATTTTAACTACGATAATTGGCATACCTTTTGGAGTAACCCATCTTGCTGGAATAAAGGTAATAAGTGCTCCACCTTCGCTGGCACCTACATTCCTGGCTTTTGATTTTAAGGGTCTCTTTAGTGTGGAAGCAGGAGTAATAGGGGCCATTACCAGTGTACTTACAGTAATTATTACATTTACTTTAGTTGATTTATTTGATACTATAGGAACTTTGGTTGGAACGGCTGAAAAAGCAGGTATGGTTGATGAAAATGGAAAGTTCAAGAACATGCATAAAGCTCTTTTTTCAGATTCAATAGCAACTACTGTTGGCTCAGTGCTTGGAACCAGTACTGTTGTTACATATGTAGAATCTACATCGGGGGTGTCAACAGGTGGAAGAACAGGACTTACTTCTGTTACAGTAGGAATATTATTCATACTTGCATTATTTTTCTCAGGGATAGTTGGAATAGTTCCAACACAAGCTACGGCTCCAGCACTTATAATTGTAGGAGTGCTTATGATGGGAGCAGTTACTAAAATAGATTTTAATGATTTTTCAGAAGCGCTTCCAGCTTTCTTTGCTATAGCATTCATGCCATTTAGTTATAGCATAGCAAATGGTATAGCTGCTGCAGTAATATTCTATCCAATAGTTAAGATTGCTACAGGAAAATACAAGGAAGTTCATCCTATAATATATGTACTTGCAATATTATTTATATTTAGATTTGCCATGCTGGCATAA
- the lgt gene encoding prolipoprotein diacylglyceryl transferase → MDPIAFSIGGFQIRWYGIMIALGVLAALILANLNCRYKGYNFDSLIDVFLISFPLAIIGARVYYVVFQFQDYRNNLMDIFNIRLGGLAIHGGIIFGLGAAYIVSRYKKMDFIKLWDCFAPSIILGQAIGRWGNFFNGEAHGGIVGYEFISKFPLFIQRGMYINGDYYNPTFLYESLWDLIVCIILVYIFRKKHKRGTVICTYVGLYSLGRFFIEGLRTDSLMIGHIRVAQLVSFIGIVLSISFFVYLKGRGKRVD, encoded by the coding sequence ATGGATCCCATAGCTTTTTCTATTGGTGGCTTTCAAATCAGGTGGTATGGAATAATGATAGCCCTGGGAGTTTTAGCAGCTCTCATTTTAGCTAATTTAAATTGTAGATATAAAGGGTATAATTTTGATAGTTTAATAGATGTATTTTTAATATCTTTTCCTCTGGCTATTATAGGGGCTAGAGTTTATTATGTTGTTTTCCAGTTTCAAGATTATAGAAACAACCTCATGGATATATTTAATATAAGGCTGGGGGGGCTTGCTATTCATGGAGGTATTATATTTGGACTTGGAGCAGCTTACATAGTTTCCAGATACAAAAAAATGGATTTTATAAAATTGTGGGACTGCTTTGCACCTTCTATAATTCTTGGCCAGGCAATAGGTAGATGGGGGAATTTTTTTAATGGAGAGGCTCATGGAGGAATTGTAGGTTATGAATTTATAAGTAAGTTTCCTTTATTTATACAAAGAGGAATGTATATAAATGGCGATTACTATAATCCTACATTTTTGTATGAATCCCTTTGGGATTTAATAGTATGTATTATTTTAGTTTATATTTTTAGAAAGAAGCATAAAAGAGGAACTGTAATATGTACTTATGTTGGATTGTATTCACTGGGAAGATTTTTTATAGAGGGACTGAGAACGGATAGTTTAATGATTGGACATATTAGAGTTGCCCAATTAGTTAGTTTTATAGGGATTGTATTGAGTATAAGCTTCTTTGTATACTTAAAAGGTAGGGGTAAAAGAGTTGATTAA
- a CDS encoding S1C family serine protease, with protein sequence MDNFNNGENTSKAIVKYDFRDKFKKTSNFKRLLSYIAVGLISSLIGGSVSVAAFLYLIPTTTFFKNTPLYESINSSANTNTSTTSQTKASTISTTSTNGLTVAEIAKKVSPAVVGVSIKTISQNNVFGFSNNGDTEEDDGMGSGIIISSDGYILTNYHVVQSAQSITVILSTKKEVPAKVINYDADQDLAVIKVTQSTTMPAVAELGDSDKVQVGDSVVAIGNPLGKELMGSVTSGIISATKREINTGNTTQTFLQTDAAINAGNSGGALVNSLGQVIGVNSAKIGGNGVEGIGFSIPINTVKSKLTGLLKPVLKIGIAGRDIDSTLSKQYNLPEGVYVAEVEEFSAAEKAGLKSGDIIQKFDGKSVKSISEINTIKATHESGDTVSMVVYRNGSTKKLDLKLSE encoded by the coding sequence ATGGATAACTTTAATAACGGTGAAAATACTTCAAAAGCAATAGTAAAGTACGACTTTAGAGATAAATTTAAAAAAACTTCCAATTTTAAAAGACTTTTATCCTATATAGCAGTGGGATTAATATCCAGCTTGATAGGAGGAAGTGTATCAGTAGCAGCATTTTTATATCTGATACCAACTACAACTTTTTTCAAAAACACACCACTTTATGAAAGTATTAATTCAAGTGCAAACACCAATACATCTACTACCTCGCAGACCAAAGCATCTACCATATCTACTACAAGTACAAATGGTCTTACTGTAGCTGAAATAGCAAAAAAAGTAAGTCCTGCGGTAGTTGGAGTATCTATTAAGACTATTTCTCAAAATAATGTATTTGGCTTCTCAAATAATGGTGACACTGAGGAAGATGATGGAATGGGATCTGGAATAATAATAAGTTCTGATGGATATATACTTACCAATTACCATGTAGTACAAAGTGCTCAGAGTATAACTGTAATACTGAGTACCAAGAAAGAAGTACCTGCCAAAGTTATAAACTATGATGCAGATCAGGACTTAGCTGTAATAAAAGTTACTCAATCCACTACCATGCCTGCTGTAGCAGAACTTGGGGATTCGGATAAAGTTCAAGTTGGTGATTCTGTGGTAGCTATTGGAAATCCTCTAGGTAAAGAACTCATGGGCTCTGTAACAAGCGGTATCATAAGCGCTACCAAAAGAGAAATAAATACCGGAAATACCACTCAAACTTTTCTGCAGACAGATGCAGCTATAAATGCAGGAAATAGTGGAGGAGCTCTTGTGAATTCACTAGGACAGGTGATAGGTGTAAATTCCGCTAAAATAGGTGGAAATGGTGTTGAAGGTATAGGTTTTTCAATTCCTATAAATACAGTAAAATCCAAATTAACGGGCCTTTTAAAGCCAGTATTGAAAATTGGAATTGCAGGAAGGGATATAGATTCCACTTTATCCAAGCAATATAATCTTCCAGAAGGTGTATATGTAGCTGAAGTAGAAGAATTCAGTGCTGCTGAAAAAGCAGGATTGAAATCAGGAGATATTATACAAAAATTTGATGGTAAGTCTGTTAAGTCCATAAGTGAAATAAATACTATAAAAGCTACCCATGAATCTGGCGACACTGTTTCTATGGTAGTATATAGAAATGGCTCTACCAAAAAATTGGACTTAAAATTATCAGAATAA